A single genomic interval of Salmo trutta chromosome 13, fSalTru1.1, whole genome shotgun sequence harbors:
- the LOC115205444 gene encoding kelch-like protein 3 isoform X2, which produces MDCITSGRESNDQQPTCDPEEDAMDVGMHTFNHTHMRKAFQLMNDMRSKNMLCDVLLVAGNVEVTAHKLVLASCSPYFCAMFTGDMSESKAQQVEIRDVDGQTLKKLVDYIYTAMIEVTEDNVQVLLPAASLLQLMDVRQVCCEFLQSQLHPTNCLGIRAFADLHTCTQLLNQSHAYSEQHFSEVMLGEEFMGLSLQHVCGLISSDKLTVSTEEKVFEAIVAWIKHDKEARLEHMPKLMEHVRLPLLSRDDLVQIVEKEVLIKNNNSCKDFLIEAMKYHLLPADQRHLIKTDRTRPRTPISLPKVMIVVGGQAPKAIRSVECYDFQEDRWYQVADLPSRRCRAGVVFMAGRVYAVGGFNGSLRVRTVDMYDGMRDQWTTVPSMQERRSTLGAAVLGDLLYAVGGFDGSTGLSSVEAYSYKTNEWMFVAPMNTRRSSVGVGVVNGKLYAVGGYDGASRQCLNTVEEYSPVSNHWGYMADMSTRRSGAGVGVLSGQLYAAGGHDGPLVRKSVEVYDPPSNTWRQVCDMNMCRRNAGVCAINGLLYVIGGDDGSCNLSSVEYYNPATDKWSLIPTNMSNGRSYAGVSVIDKPL; this is translated from the exons TGAGAAAGGCATTTCAGCTGATGAATGACATGAGGAG TAAGAATATGCTGTGCGACGTTCTGTTGGTGGCGGGAAATGTAGAGGTGACAGCTCACAAGTTGGTGCTAGCCTCCTGCAGCCCCTACTTCTGTGCCATGTTCACAG GGGACATGAGTGAGAGCAAAGCCCAGCAGGTGGAGATCAGGGATGTGGATGGCCAAACACTAAAAAAACTGGTGGACTATATCTATACAGCTATGATTGAAGTAACGGAGGACAACGTTCAG GTGCTCCTGCCTGCAGCCAGCCTCCTGCAGCTGATGGATGTGAGGCAGGTGTGCTGCGAGTTCCTGCAGAGCCAGCTGCACCCCACCAACTGTCTGGGCATTCGAGCCTTTGCCGACCTCCACACCTGCACCCAGCTCCTCAACCAGTCCCATGCCTACTCTG AGCAGCATTTTTCCGAGGTGATGCTGGGAGAGGAGTTCATGGGCCTGTCTCTGCAGCATGTGTGCGGTCTCATATCCAGCGACAAACTCACGGTGTCCACAGAGGAGAAG gtattTGAGGCCATTGTTGCATGGATAAAGCACGACAAGGAGGCTCGTCTGGAGCACATGCCAAAGCTGATGGAGCACGTTCGTCTGCCACTACTGTCCAGAGATGACCTAGTACAG ATAGTGGAGAAGGAGGTCTTGATCAAGAACAACAACTCCTGTAAGGATTTCCTGATCGAGGCCATGAAGTACCACCTCCTACCCGCTGACCAGCGCCACCTCATCAAGACCGACCGGACACGCCCACGCACGCCTATCAGCCTGCCCAAG GTGATGATAGTGGTGGGTGGGCAGGCTCCTAAGGCCATCCGTAGTGTGGAGTGCTATGACTTCCAGGAGGACCGCTGGTACCAGGTGGCTGACCTGCCGTCCAGACGCTGTCGAGCAG gtgtggtGTTTATGGCAGGGAGGGTGTACGCCGTGGGAGGCTTCAACGGCTCGTTGCGAGTCAGGACGGTGGACATGTACGACGGGATGAGAGACCAGTGGACCACAGTTCCCAGCATGCAAGAGCGGCGCAGCACTCTGGGGGCAGCCGTGCTGGGGGACCTGCTCTACGCTGTGGGGGGCTTCGACGGGAGCACAG GCCTGTCGTCGGTGGAGGCCTACAGCTATAAGACCAATGAGTGGATGTTTGTTGCTCCCATGAACACGAGACGCAGTAGTGTCGGAGTGGGAGTGGTGAACG GGAAGCTGTATGCGGTGGGTGGCTACGACGGGGCGTCACGGCAGTGTCTCAACACGGTGGAGGAGTACAGCCCAGTCAGTAACCACTGGGGCTACATGGCTGACATGAGCACCAGACGCAGCGGGGCAG gtgttgGGGTGCTAAGTGGGCAGCTGTATGCAGCAGGGGGTCATGATGGGCCCCTGGTGAGGAAGAGTGTGGAGGTGTACGACCCACCTAGTAACACCTGGAGACAGGTGTGTGACATGAACATGTGTCGAAGGAACGCTG GTGTGTGTGCTATAAACGGACTGCTGTATGTGATCGGAGGAGACGACGGCTCGTGTAACCTCTCCTCAGTGGAGTATTACAACCCTGCCACAGACAAGTGGAGCCTCATCCCCACCAACATGAGCAACGGCCGAAGCTATGCAG GTGTATCCGTTATAGACAAACCTTTATGA
- the LOC115205444 gene encoding kelch-like protein 3 isoform X3 codes for MDCITSGRESNDQQPTCDPEEDAMDVGMHTFNHTHMRKAFQLMNDMRSKNMLCDVLLVAGNVEVTAHKLVLASCSPYFCAMFTGDMSESKAQQVEIRDVDGQTLKKLVDYIYTAMIEVTEDNVQVLLPAASLLQLMDVRQVCCEFLQSQLHPTNCLGIRAFADLHTCTQLLNQSHAYSEQHFSEVMLGEEFMGLSLQHVCGLISSDKLTVSTEEKGIEQESGGAGWMRKSEVFEAIVAWIKHDKEARLEHMPKLMEHVRLPLLSRDDLVQIVEKEVLIKNNNSCKDFLIEAMKYHLLPADQRHLIKTDRTRPRTPISLPKVMIVVGGQAPKAIRSVECYDFQEDRWYQVADLPSRRCRAGVVFMAGRVYAVGGFNGSLRVRTVDMYDGMRDQWTTVPSMQERRSTLGAAVLGDLLYAVGGFDGSTGLSSVEAYSYKTNEWMFVAPMNTRRSSVGVGVVNGVGVLSGQLYAAGGHDGPLVRKSVEVYDPPSNTWRQVCDMNMCRRNAGVCAINGLLYVIGGDDGSCNLSSVEYYNPATDKWSLIPTNMSNGRSYAGVSVIDKPL; via the exons TGAGAAAGGCATTTCAGCTGATGAATGACATGAGGAG TAAGAATATGCTGTGCGACGTTCTGTTGGTGGCGGGAAATGTAGAGGTGACAGCTCACAAGTTGGTGCTAGCCTCCTGCAGCCCCTACTTCTGTGCCATGTTCACAG GGGACATGAGTGAGAGCAAAGCCCAGCAGGTGGAGATCAGGGATGTGGATGGCCAAACACTAAAAAAACTGGTGGACTATATCTATACAGCTATGATTGAAGTAACGGAGGACAACGTTCAG GTGCTCCTGCCTGCAGCCAGCCTCCTGCAGCTGATGGATGTGAGGCAGGTGTGCTGCGAGTTCCTGCAGAGCCAGCTGCACCCCACCAACTGTCTGGGCATTCGAGCCTTTGCCGACCTCCACACCTGCACCCAGCTCCTCAACCAGTCCCATGCCTACTCTG AGCAGCATTTTTCCGAGGTGATGCTGGGAGAGGAGTTCATGGGCCTGTCTCTGCAGCATGTGTGCGGTCTCATATCCAGCGACAAACTCACGGTGTCCACAGAGGAGAAG GGAATAGAGCAGGAGAGTGGAGGAGCAGGTTGGATGAGAAAGAGCGAG gtattTGAGGCCATTGTTGCATGGATAAAGCACGACAAGGAGGCTCGTCTGGAGCACATGCCAAAGCTGATGGAGCACGTTCGTCTGCCACTACTGTCCAGAGATGACCTAGTACAG ATAGTGGAGAAGGAGGTCTTGATCAAGAACAACAACTCCTGTAAGGATTTCCTGATCGAGGCCATGAAGTACCACCTCCTACCCGCTGACCAGCGCCACCTCATCAAGACCGACCGGACACGCCCACGCACGCCTATCAGCCTGCCCAAG GTGATGATAGTGGTGGGTGGGCAGGCTCCTAAGGCCATCCGTAGTGTGGAGTGCTATGACTTCCAGGAGGACCGCTGGTACCAGGTGGCTGACCTGCCGTCCAGACGCTGTCGAGCAG gtgtggtGTTTATGGCAGGGAGGGTGTACGCCGTGGGAGGCTTCAACGGCTCGTTGCGAGTCAGGACGGTGGACATGTACGACGGGATGAGAGACCAGTGGACCACAGTTCCCAGCATGCAAGAGCGGCGCAGCACTCTGGGGGCAGCCGTGCTGGGGGACCTGCTCTACGCTGTGGGGGGCTTCGACGGGAGCACAG GCCTGTCGTCGGTGGAGGCCTACAGCTATAAGACCAATGAGTGGATGTTTGTTGCTCCCATGAACACGAGACGCAGTAGTGTCGGAGTGGGAGTGGTGAACG gtgttgGGGTGCTAAGTGGGCAGCTGTATGCAGCAGGGGGTCATGATGGGCCCCTGGTGAGGAAGAGTGTGGAGGTGTACGACCCACCTAGTAACACCTGGAGACAGGTGTGTGACATGAACATGTGTCGAAGGAACGCTG GTGTGTGTGCTATAAACGGACTGCTGTATGTGATCGGAGGAGACGACGGCTCGTGTAACCTCTCCTCAGTGGAGTATTACAACCCTGCCACAGACAAGTGGAGCCTCATCCCCACCAACATGAGCAACGGCCGAAGCTATGCAG GTGTATCCGTTATAGACAAACCTTTATGA
- the LOC115205444 gene encoding kelch-like protein 3 isoform X1, with translation MDCITSGRESNDQQPTCDPEEDAMDVGMHTFNHTHMRKAFQLMNDMRSKNMLCDVLLVAGNVEVTAHKLVLASCSPYFCAMFTGDMSESKAQQVEIRDVDGQTLKKLVDYIYTAMIEVTEDNVQVLLPAASLLQLMDVRQVCCEFLQSQLHPTNCLGIRAFADLHTCTQLLNQSHAYSEQHFSEVMLGEEFMGLSLQHVCGLISSDKLTVSTEEKGIEQESGGAGWMRKSEVFEAIVAWIKHDKEARLEHMPKLMEHVRLPLLSRDDLVQIVEKEVLIKNNNSCKDFLIEAMKYHLLPADQRHLIKTDRTRPRTPISLPKVMIVVGGQAPKAIRSVECYDFQEDRWYQVADLPSRRCRAGVVFMAGRVYAVGGFNGSLRVRTVDMYDGMRDQWTTVPSMQERRSTLGAAVLGDLLYAVGGFDGSTGLSSVEAYSYKTNEWMFVAPMNTRRSSVGVGVVNGKLYAVGGYDGASRQCLNTVEEYSPVSNHWGYMADMSTRRSGAGVGVLSGQLYAAGGHDGPLVRKSVEVYDPPSNTWRQVCDMNMCRRNAGVCAINGLLYVIGGDDGSCNLSSVEYYNPATDKWSLIPTNMSNGRSYAGVSVIDKPL, from the exons TGAGAAAGGCATTTCAGCTGATGAATGACATGAGGAG TAAGAATATGCTGTGCGACGTTCTGTTGGTGGCGGGAAATGTAGAGGTGACAGCTCACAAGTTGGTGCTAGCCTCCTGCAGCCCCTACTTCTGTGCCATGTTCACAG GGGACATGAGTGAGAGCAAAGCCCAGCAGGTGGAGATCAGGGATGTGGATGGCCAAACACTAAAAAAACTGGTGGACTATATCTATACAGCTATGATTGAAGTAACGGAGGACAACGTTCAG GTGCTCCTGCCTGCAGCCAGCCTCCTGCAGCTGATGGATGTGAGGCAGGTGTGCTGCGAGTTCCTGCAGAGCCAGCTGCACCCCACCAACTGTCTGGGCATTCGAGCCTTTGCCGACCTCCACACCTGCACCCAGCTCCTCAACCAGTCCCATGCCTACTCTG AGCAGCATTTTTCCGAGGTGATGCTGGGAGAGGAGTTCATGGGCCTGTCTCTGCAGCATGTGTGCGGTCTCATATCCAGCGACAAACTCACGGTGTCCACAGAGGAGAAG GGAATAGAGCAGGAGAGTGGAGGAGCAGGTTGGATGAGAAAGAGCGAG gtattTGAGGCCATTGTTGCATGGATAAAGCACGACAAGGAGGCTCGTCTGGAGCACATGCCAAAGCTGATGGAGCACGTTCGTCTGCCACTACTGTCCAGAGATGACCTAGTACAG ATAGTGGAGAAGGAGGTCTTGATCAAGAACAACAACTCCTGTAAGGATTTCCTGATCGAGGCCATGAAGTACCACCTCCTACCCGCTGACCAGCGCCACCTCATCAAGACCGACCGGACACGCCCACGCACGCCTATCAGCCTGCCCAAG GTGATGATAGTGGTGGGTGGGCAGGCTCCTAAGGCCATCCGTAGTGTGGAGTGCTATGACTTCCAGGAGGACCGCTGGTACCAGGTGGCTGACCTGCCGTCCAGACGCTGTCGAGCAG gtgtggtGTTTATGGCAGGGAGGGTGTACGCCGTGGGAGGCTTCAACGGCTCGTTGCGAGTCAGGACGGTGGACATGTACGACGGGATGAGAGACCAGTGGACCACAGTTCCCAGCATGCAAGAGCGGCGCAGCACTCTGGGGGCAGCCGTGCTGGGGGACCTGCTCTACGCTGTGGGGGGCTTCGACGGGAGCACAG GCCTGTCGTCGGTGGAGGCCTACAGCTATAAGACCAATGAGTGGATGTTTGTTGCTCCCATGAACACGAGACGCAGTAGTGTCGGAGTGGGAGTGGTGAACG GGAAGCTGTATGCGGTGGGTGGCTACGACGGGGCGTCACGGCAGTGTCTCAACACGGTGGAGGAGTACAGCCCAGTCAGTAACCACTGGGGCTACATGGCTGACATGAGCACCAGACGCAGCGGGGCAG gtgttgGGGTGCTAAGTGGGCAGCTGTATGCAGCAGGGGGTCATGATGGGCCCCTGGTGAGGAAGAGTGTGGAGGTGTACGACCCACCTAGTAACACCTGGAGACAGGTGTGTGACATGAACATGTGTCGAAGGAACGCTG GTGTGTGTGCTATAAACGGACTGCTGTATGTGATCGGAGGAGACGACGGCTCGTGTAACCTCTCCTCAGTGGAGTATTACAACCCTGCCACAGACAAGTGGAGCCTCATCCCCACCAACATGAGCAACGGCCGAAGCTATGCAG GTGTATCCGTTATAGACAAACCTTTATGA
- the LOC115205444 gene encoding kelch-like protein 3 isoform X4 — MDCITSGRESNDQQPTCDPEEDAMDVGMHTFNHTHMRKAFQLMNDMRSKNMLCDVLLVAGNVEVTAHKLVLASCSPYFCAMFTGDMSESKAQQVEIRDVDGQTLKKLVDYIYTAMIEVTEDNVQVLLPAASLLQLMDVRQVCCEFLQSQLHPTNCLGIRAFADLHTCTQLLNQSHAYSEQHFSEVMLGEEFMGLSLQHVCGLISSDKLTVSTEEKGIEQESGGAGWMRKSEVFEAIVAWIKHDKEARLEHMPKLMEHVRLPLLSRDDLVQIVEKEVLIKNNNSCKDFLIEAMKYHLLPADQRHLIKTDRTRPRTPISLPKVMIVVGGQAPKAIRSVECYDFQEDRWYQVADLPSRRCRAGVVFMAGRVYAVGGFNGSLRVRTVDMYDGMRDQWTTVPSMQERRSTLGAAVLGDLLYAVGGFDGSTGLSSVEAYSYKTNEWMFVAPMNTRRSSVGVGVVNVGVYCVVQGSCMRWVATTGRHGSVSTRWRSTAQSVTTGATWLT, encoded by the exons TGAGAAAGGCATTTCAGCTGATGAATGACATGAGGAG TAAGAATATGCTGTGCGACGTTCTGTTGGTGGCGGGAAATGTAGAGGTGACAGCTCACAAGTTGGTGCTAGCCTCCTGCAGCCCCTACTTCTGTGCCATGTTCACAG GGGACATGAGTGAGAGCAAAGCCCAGCAGGTGGAGATCAGGGATGTGGATGGCCAAACACTAAAAAAACTGGTGGACTATATCTATACAGCTATGATTGAAGTAACGGAGGACAACGTTCAG GTGCTCCTGCCTGCAGCCAGCCTCCTGCAGCTGATGGATGTGAGGCAGGTGTGCTGCGAGTTCCTGCAGAGCCAGCTGCACCCCACCAACTGTCTGGGCATTCGAGCCTTTGCCGACCTCCACACCTGCACCCAGCTCCTCAACCAGTCCCATGCCTACTCTG AGCAGCATTTTTCCGAGGTGATGCTGGGAGAGGAGTTCATGGGCCTGTCTCTGCAGCATGTGTGCGGTCTCATATCCAGCGACAAACTCACGGTGTCCACAGAGGAGAAG GGAATAGAGCAGGAGAGTGGAGGAGCAGGTTGGATGAGAAAGAGCGAG gtattTGAGGCCATTGTTGCATGGATAAAGCACGACAAGGAGGCTCGTCTGGAGCACATGCCAAAGCTGATGGAGCACGTTCGTCTGCCACTACTGTCCAGAGATGACCTAGTACAG ATAGTGGAGAAGGAGGTCTTGATCAAGAACAACAACTCCTGTAAGGATTTCCTGATCGAGGCCATGAAGTACCACCTCCTACCCGCTGACCAGCGCCACCTCATCAAGACCGACCGGACACGCCCACGCACGCCTATCAGCCTGCCCAAG GTGATGATAGTGGTGGGTGGGCAGGCTCCTAAGGCCATCCGTAGTGTGGAGTGCTATGACTTCCAGGAGGACCGCTGGTACCAGGTGGCTGACCTGCCGTCCAGACGCTGTCGAGCAG gtgtggtGTTTATGGCAGGGAGGGTGTACGCCGTGGGAGGCTTCAACGGCTCGTTGCGAGTCAGGACGGTGGACATGTACGACGGGATGAGAGACCAGTGGACCACAGTTCCCAGCATGCAAGAGCGGCGCAGCACTCTGGGGGCAGCCGTGCTGGGGGACCTGCTCTACGCTGTGGGGGGCTTCGACGGGAGCACAG GCCTGTCGTCGGTGGAGGCCTACAGCTATAAGACCAATGAGTGGATGTTTGTTGCTCCCATGAACACGAGACGCAGTAGTGTCGGAGTGGGAGTGGTGAACG TGGGTGTGTATTGTGTTGTACAGGGAAGCTGTATGCGGTGGGTGGCTACGACGGGGCGTCACGGCAGTGTCTCAACACGGTGGAGGAGTACAGCCCAGTCAGTAACCACTGGGGCTACATGGCTGACATGA